ACTATCTGGAAGAGGCTTTGCCTACGGAGCAACGGGCGCGCTTTGAAGCTCATCTTTCCCGGTGTGAGGGCTGTCAAAGCTATTTCGCGCAAATGCGGCGAACCATTTTGCTTCTGGGCCGCCTGACAGAAGATACCGTGCCGCCAGCCG
This genomic interval from Chloroflexota bacterium contains the following:
- a CDS encoding zf-HC2 domain-containing protein; the protein is MAEEITCKELVELVTDYLEEALPTEQRARFEAHLSRCEGCQSYFAQMRRTILLLGRLTEDTVPPAAKAELLTLFRNWKESGESDPPAPAE